A single genomic interval of Pseudomonadota bacterium harbors:
- a CDS encoding cupin-like domain-containing protein — protein MQKKILLERVRLESDIRKFLGEKILNNCPQVAVETNISPELFYEKYVLQNKPVVIKGLLDGWSAYSKWDFDYFANNFADANVVMDLYDIKKTEKSSLKEGIRQIKSASTDKPVYLQEWWFQYDCPAILEDFTIPPHFENDENLRLFGYVNSTLWLGSKGACTPIHDDSVYSNIWVSQIKGCKEWMLFDKNACLFAKDDGEPDYEEFLRNPDNNVMHYRVQKGDTLYVPHKWWHRAYTLEDAISLNSFYISDEIVRRYIKDVLSIPMAVSLNSELLQEHDLRRYNICMTRIKMLCRFMKMDEENILGINTSSSTKEKGRKVA, from the coding sequence GTGCAGAAAAAGATATTATTGGAAAGAGTTCGTCTAGAATCGGATATCAGGAAATTTTTAGGGGAGAAAATACTTAATAATTGTCCTCAAGTAGCTGTGGAGACTAACATTAGTCCGGAGCTGTTTTATGAAAAATATGTATTACAAAACAAACCGGTCGTTATAAAAGGACTGCTTGACGGCTGGTCGGCATATTCTAAATGGGATTTTGATTATTTTGCAAATAATTTTGCTGATGCTAATGTAGTGATGGATCTTTATGATATTAAAAAGACTGAAAAATCTTCTTTAAAAGAAGGAATTAGGCAAATTAAAAGTGCTTCAACCGATAAGCCGGTTTATTTGCAGGAATGGTGGTTTCAGTATGATTGTCCGGCTATTTTAGAAGATTTTACTATTCCTCCTCATTTTGAAAATGATGAGAATCTGAGGCTATTCGGATATGTAAACTCTACTTTATGGCTTGGTTCTAAAGGTGCTTGTACCCCGATACATGATGATAGTGTCTATTCAAACATCTGGGTTAGCCAGATAAAGGGCTGTAAGGAGTGGATGTTATTTGATAAGAATGCCTGTTTATTTGCCAAAGATGACGGTGAACCCGATTACGAAGAATTTTTAAGAAACCCCGATAATAACGTTATGCATTATCGTGTACAAAAGGGGGATACGTTGTACGTTCCACATAAATGGTGGCATCGTGCATATACCTTAGAAGATGCTATTAGCCTAAATAGTTTCTATATTTCAGATGAGATAGTACGGCGTTATATAAAAGATGTATTATCTATTCCTATGGCGGTCTCACTTAACAGCGAATTATTGCAGGAACACGATTTAAGGCGTTATAATATTTGTATGACACGTATTAAGATGTTATGTCGCTTTATGAAAATGGATGAAGAAAACATTCTTGGAATTAATACAAGCTCTTCAACTAAGGAAAAAGGTCGGAAAGTCGCATAA
- a CDS encoding bifunctional 2-C-methyl-D-erythritol 4-phosphate cytidylyltransferase/2-C-methyl-D-erythritol 2,4-cyclodiphosphate synthase: protein MNKLKTYCLIVAAGHGTRTGSTTPKQYMNLHGMPMLRHTVQVFLNNPNIDGVLVVYNPNHKDLYDFAVGDLEILPPTSGGITRQESVWHGLEALKEYKPHKVLIHDAARPLVSDRIINSVIDAVRENVAVIPAVAVEDTLKKYENGKVTDTIDRTQMIRAQTPQGFIYKEILNCHNEVKGRNFTDDAAIKEYLGEDVITVDGSQLNFKITTEEDFERAERIMSIKHKTTVGLGFDVHRFCEPKSDVNKIMLCGVEVEHDKSLEGHSDADVAIHAVVDALLGAISEGDIGEHFPASDEKFKDMSSDMFLEHACSLVAKKHGVINNIDITVICESPKISKYKKDMEKRIAQIAGIDYTNVNVKATTTEKLGFTGRGEGIAAQAVVSVDMH, encoded by the coding sequence ATGAACAAACTTAAAACATATTGTCTTATAGTTGCCGCAGGACACGGCACAAGAACCGGTAGCACTACGCCCAAGCAATATATGAATTTGCATGGAATGCCCATGCTACGCCATACGGTTCAGGTGTTCCTCAACAATCCGAACATTGACGGCGTTTTAGTCGTATATAATCCTAACCATAAAGACCTTTATGACTTTGCAGTCGGCGACCTTGAGATACTTCCTCCGACATCAGGCGGCATAACCCGTCAGGAATCGGTGTGGCACGGACTGGAAGCTTTGAAGGAGTATAAGCCGCATAAGGTTTTAATACATGATGCCGCACGTCCTTTGGTATCTGACCGGATAATAAATTCCGTAATTGATGCCGTAAGAGAGAATGTAGCCGTTATACCTGCCGTTGCGGTTGAGGATACACTAAAAAAATATGAGAACGGCAAAGTAACCGACACTATTGACCGCACACAAATGATAAGGGCGCAGACACCGCAAGGGTTCATCTATAAAGAAATATTAAATTGCCATAATGAAGTTAAGGGCAGAAACTTTACCGATGATGCTGCTATAAAAGAATATTTAGGTGAAGATGTAATAACTGTTGACGGCTCACAACTCAACTTTAAAATTACAACGGAAGAAGATTTTGAACGGGCAGAAAGGATAATGAGCATTAAACATAAAACTACGGTAGGGCTGGGCTTTGACGTTCACAGATTTTGCGAACCTAAATCCGATGTAAATAAAATCATGCTTTGCGGAGTCGAAGTTGAACACGACAAAAGCCTTGAAGGTCATTCAGATGCCGATGTTGCTATCCATGCCGTAGTTGATGCGTTACTGGGTGCTATATCCGAGGGGGATATCGGTGAGCATTTCCCTGCATCTGATGAAAAATTTAAAGATATGTCATCAGATATGTTCCTTGAACACGCATGTAGTCTTGTTGCAAAAAAACACGGTGTAATAAATAATATTGACATAACCGTCATATGTGAATCACCTAAAATATCAAAATATAAGAAAGATATGGAAAAACGCATTGCCCAAATAGCAGGAATTGATTATACAAATGTAAATGTTAAGGCAACAACAACTGAAAAACTAGGTTTTACAGGTCGTGGTGAAGGTATTGCGGCACAGGCTGTTGTAAGCGTAGATATGCATTAA
- a CDS encoding phosphatidylglycerophosphatase A codes for MTKNTEETQKTETPKGISRYHPAFIIATWFGSGKIPFAPGTMGSFFTFPLFILSHVLFIFADTQEEFTNLYLLCITLLFIIGQWATSVYMKRTGRQDPKEVVIDEVVGQMLVFFSGFVLVATALPIFHILYSVDDKIRFSIDNLQDLQDFFINSAIFIPYTVMISVVSLVGFILFRIFDIWKPWPIKWCDKNIKSSFGVMFDDIFAAVYAIIVMYLIAMLLASGFFAYNGVENFPAPQ; via the coding sequence ATGACAAAAAACACCGAAGAAACGCAAAAAACGGAAACTCCCAAAGGAATATCTCGGTATCACCCTGCATTTATAATCGCTACGTGGTTCGGTTCGGGAAAGATTCCTTTTGCACCGGGTACTATGGGCAGCTTTTTCACTTTCCCGCTTTTTATTTTATCGCATGTACTTTTTATATTTGCAGATACACAAGAAGAATTTACCAATCTGTATTTATTATGCATAACTTTATTATTCATTATCGGTCAGTGGGCTACGTCCGTCTATATGAAACGCACCGGCAGACAGGACCCTAAAGAGGTCGTAATAGATGAAGTTGTCGGTCAAATGCTGGTTTTTTTCTCCGGCTTTGTACTGGTAGCAACTGCATTACCTATTTTCCATATACTTTATTCCGTTGATGATAAGATACGCTTTTCCATTGACAACCTACAGGACTTGCAAGATTTTTTCATTAACAGTGCGATTTTCATTCCTTATACGGTAATGATATCCGTCGTATCACTGGTAGGTTTTATTTTGTTCCGTATCTTTGATATATGGAAACCTTGGCCTATTAAATGGTGCGACAAAAATATAAAAAGCAGCTTCGGCGTAATGTTCGATGATATTTTTGCAGCCGTTTATGCAATAATCGTAATGTATTTAATTGCCATGTTATTGGCATCGGGATTTTTTGCTTATAATGGTGTTGAAAATTTTCCGGCACCACAATAA
- a CDS encoding CinA family protein encodes MFSSEITGKAHEVLKTLRKREYRLATAESCTGGLLSAALTEIPNSSEVFERGYVTYSNESKVELLTVPTYYIEDFGAVSFQTAIAMAEGALLMSRADISVSITGVAGPDGGTRRTPVGTVYIATAYQGHETVYELHSFSGSRNSIREKAVFTALEMILKRID; translated from the coding sequence ATGTTTTCATCTGAGATAACGGGAAAAGCACACGAGGTTCTCAAAACCCTAAGGAAACGGGAATACAGGCTTGCTACCGCAGAATCATGCACAGGCGGTCTATTATCGGCGGCACTAACCGAAATCCCCAACTCATCGGAAGTTTTCGAAAGAGGTTATGTTACTTATTCTAATGAATCAAAAGTAGAACTCCTGACCGTGCCTACTTATTATATAGAAGATTTCGGTGCGGTAAGTTTTCAGACTGCCATCGCTATGGCAGAGGGTGCTTTACTTATGTCGAGGGCGGATATTTCCGTTTCAATAACAGGTGTTGCAGGTCCGGACGGAGGCACGAGGCGAACTCCGGTCGGAACGGTCTATATAGCAACTGCATATCAGGGGCATGAAACAGTTTATGAATTACACAGCTTTTCAGGCAGCCGTAATTCCATAAGGGAAAAAGCGGTTTTTACCGCTTTAGAAATGATACTAAAAAGAATAGATTAG
- a CDS encoding type II toxin-antitoxin system RatA family toxin gives MPTHYIEKILPYTPKQLFDLVADIESYPKFIPWCENARIYERDGDAVLADLVIRFRGVTGKYTSRVLIDETEKEISVELAQGPFHHLYQGWKFIKVPEGTRVEFDIDFKIRNFFLEKIADMMFDEACKKMMDAFTKRADQLCKEKA, from the coding sequence ATGCCTACGCATTATATTGAGAAAATATTACCTTATACGCCAAAGCAATTATTTGATTTGGTGGCGGATATTGAAAGCTATCCCAAATTCATACCTTGGTGTGAAAACGCAAGGATATATGAACGTGATGGCGATGCCGTTCTTGCCGATCTGGTGATACGTTTCAGGGGTGTTACGGGGAAATATACTTCACGTGTATTGATTGATGAAACAGAAAAGGAAATTTCCGTAGAGCTGGCACAAGGACCTTTTCATCATTTATATCAGGGGTGGAAGTTCATAAAAGTCCCTGAAGGTACAAGGGTGGAGTTCGACATTGACTTTAAGATACGTAATTTTTTCTTAGAAAAAATAGCCGATATGATGTTCGATGAGGCGTGTAAGAAAATGATGGACGCATTTACAAAACGTGCCGACCAGTTGTGTAAAGAGAAGGCTTAA
- a CDS encoding ferredoxin — protein sequence MYICICNALKEKDLKRLCKTKCPKDGESVIKEAGCKVECGQCLDYIDSFMLGSIMDENINNPSIA from the coding sequence ATGTATATATGTATATGTAACGCCCTAAAAGAAAAAGATTTAAAAAGGCTTTGCAAAACCAAATGCCCTAAAGACGGCGAGTCTGTAATTAAAGAGGCGGGTTGCAAGGTTGAATGCGGTCAGTGCCTTGATTACATTGATAGTTTTATGCTCGGTTCAATTATGGACGAAAATATTAACAATCCGAGTATTGCATAA
- the bfr gene encoding bacterioferritin: MMSDKAVISQLNIILKNELTAINQYFLHARILEHKGFHSLCAKVKAESIDEMKHSDVIIQRILFLEGLPNLQDLGKLMIGETPKEMLECDLKLEDKAIADLKQAIGVADDAGDRVTVNLLEDILASEEEHQDWLRQQLSVIENIGIENYLQSQV, from the coding sequence ATTATGTCCGATAAAGCGGTAATATCTCAGCTAAATATCATTTTAAAAAACGAACTAACTGCCATTAATCAATATTTTCTACATGCAAGAATATTAGAGCATAAGGGGTTTCATTCTTTATGTGCAAAGGTAAAAGCAGAGTCCATTGACGAAATGAAGCACTCTGACGTTATAATTCAACGTATATTATTCTTAGAAGGACTTCCCAATTTGCAGGATTTGGGAAAATTGATGATAGGCGAAACACCAAAAGAAATGCTTGAATGCGACTTAAAGTTAGAAGACAAAGCAATTGCAGACCTTAAACAAGCTATCGGCGTAGCAGATGACGCAGGCGACAGGGTTACGGTTAATTTACTCGAAGATATCCTTGCATCTGAAGAAGAACATCAAGACTGGCTAAGACAGCAATTATCGGTTATAGAAAATATAGGCATTGAAAATTATCTGCAATCGCAAGTCTAA
- the lipA gene encoding lipoyl synthase: MKDANNSLKKPDWIKVKAPQSQGFKDTYELARNLKLNTVCEEAACPNIGECWEKKHATFMILGSVCTRACAFCNIKTGRPDLLDPHEPENLATAIAQLQLEHAVITSVDRDDLPDGGAEHFAQCIKAIRKASPNTTIEILTPDFQNKKGALEVVVAAKPDVFNHNVETVPGLYARVRPGAKYFGSLKLLSRVKELDPSMFTKSGIMVGLGEKKQEVVQVMDDFRAAEVDFMTIGQYLQPTPKHAVIDRFVTPDEFKYYERLGRAKGFLMISSSPLTRSSYHAGDDFAKLREARHRQLQ, encoded by the coding sequence AATAACAGCTTGAAAAAGCCTGACTGGATAAAGGTAAAAGCACCTCAGTCACAAGGCTTCAAGGATACTTACGAGCTGGCAAGAAACCTGAAATTAAATACTGTTTGTGAGGAGGCAGCCTGCCCTAATATCGGTGAGTGCTGGGAAAAAAAACACGCCACTTTTATGATATTAGGCTCGGTATGCACAAGGGCATGTGCTTTTTGTAACATAAAAACCGGCAGACCTGACCTGCTTGATCCGCATGAGCCTGAAAATTTGGCAACGGCTATAGCCCAACTGCAATTGGAGCATGCCGTAATAACGTCCGTTGACAGAGATGACCTGCCCGATGGAGGAGCGGAACATTTTGCACAGTGCATAAAGGCAATCCGCAAAGCTTCGCCAAATACTACTATTGAGATACTTACACCTGATTTCCAGAATAAAAAAGGTGCGTTAGAGGTTGTAGTTGCCGCAAAACCAGATGTGTTTAACCATAATGTTGAGACCGTTCCCGGCCTGTATGCAAGGGTGCGACCGGGTGCAAAATATTTCGGTTCATTGAAATTACTCAGCCGTGTTAAGGAGCTTGACCCTTCCATGTTCACTAAATCCGGTATAATGGTCGGATTGGGTGAGAAAAAGCAAGAAGTTGTTCAGGTTATGGACGATTTTAGGGCGGCAGAGGTGGACTTCATGACAATCGGACAATATTTACAACCTACACCTAAACATGCGGTTATAGACAGGTTCGTAACGCCTGATGAATTTAAATATTATGAACGTCTTGGTCGGGCTAAGGGATTTTTGATGATATCATCTTCTCCGCTGACACGCTCTTCTTACCATGCCGGTGATGACTTTGCTAAACTAAGGGAAGCAAGGCATAGGCAATTACAGTAA